Proteins encoded in a region of the Terriglobia bacterium genome:
- a CDS encoding type Z 30S ribosomal protein S14 has protein sequence MATQAWMAKTRRQPKFSVRQHNRCRRCGRSRGYLRKFQLCRICFRSLALEGALPGVTKSSW, from the coding sequence GTGGCGACACAGGCATGGATGGCCAAGACTCGGAGGCAGCCGAAGTTCTCCGTGCGGCAGCACAACCGTTGCCGCCGATGCGGTCGATCGCGAGGCTACCTCAGGAAGTTCCAGCTTTGCCGGATCTGCTTCCGGAGCCTGGCTTTGGAAGGTGCGCTGCCCGGCGTCACCAAGTCGAGTTGGTGA
- the rpsH gene encoding 30S ribosomal protein S8, with translation MSMTDPIADLLTRIRNGQMARHKTVDVPSSRMKVAIANILKDEGYIDNFKVVEDERQGILRVGLKYGSAGEKVITGLERVSRPGRRVYCGKDEIPKVLGGMGITILSTPKGVITGTTCRLLGVGGEILCNVW, from the coding sequence ATGAGCATGACGGACCCCATCGCCGACCTGCTGACCCGGATCCGGAACGGGCAGATGGCGAGGCACAAGACCGTGGATGTGCCTTCGTCCAGGATGAAGGTCGCGATCGCGAACATCCTCAAGGACGAGGGGTACATCGACAATTTCAAGGTGGTGGAGGACGAGCGCCAGGGGATCCTCCGGGTGGGCCTGAAATACGGCTCCGCCGGCGAGAAGGTCATCACCGGCCTCGAGAGGGTAAGCCGTCCCGGACGCCGGGTGTACTGCGGGAAAGACGAGATCCCGAAGGTGCTCGGGGGCATGGGGATCACCATCCTTTCCACCCCCAAGGGAGTGATCACGGGGACGACCTGCCGGCTCCTGGGCGTCGGCGGGGAGATCCTGTGCAACGTGTGGTAG